One window of Pseudomonadota bacterium genomic DNA carries:
- a CDS encoding protease complex subunit PrcB family protein, with protein MMAAQRRHGTRLATLLLVAGLMACRPAIPPASGTDTRAVTTLATGTQCAPSAPAPAARWLDTPASLQSAYRDMTRHSLGANTLPAPVPDFAAYGVLQVFMGQQPTGGYQLRLLRPNLELHATAATVRIEWLSPPPGAILPQLVTSPCLLLAVPRGAYHTLTVTDQAGRIRANAAL; from the coding sequence ATGATGGCGGCGCAGCGCCGCCACGGCACTCGCCTCGCGACACTGCTGCTCGTGGCCGGGCTGATGGCGTGCAGGCCGGCCATCCCGCCCGCGTCCGGTACGGACACGCGCGCGGTCACCACCCTGGCCACCGGCACTCAGTGCGCACCCAGCGCACCAGCGCCGGCGGCGCGCTGGCTGGACACGCCAGCGTCCCTGCAATCCGCCTACCGCGACATGACCCGCCACTCGCTCGGCGCGAACACGTTGCCCGCACCGGTGCCGGATTTCGCAGCATACGGGGTCTTGCAGGTGTTCATGGGGCAGCAGCCGACGGGGGGCTACCAGCTGCGTTTGCTGCGGCCAAACTTAGAACTCCACGCCACCGCTGCCACGGTGCGGATCGAGTGGCTGTCGCCGCCGCCCGGCGCCATCCTGCCCCAGCTGGTCACCAGCCCCTGCCTGCTGCTGGCCGTGCCGCGCGGCGCATACCATACCCTCACCGTCACCGACCAGGCCGGCCGGATCCGCGCCAACGCCGCGCTGTAG
- a CDS encoding ROK family protein — protein sequence MAVPEARIGIDLGGTKIEGVVLQDDGGECLRRRVPTPQGDYAATIAAVAALVEALEQAAGRRCTVGIGMPGSISRATGLVKNSNSVCLNGRPLHADLEQRLRRRLRFANDADCFALSEAHDGAAAGARSVFGVIVGTGTGGGIVVDGRLLSGPNGIAGEWGHNPLPWPLPDELPGAACYCGRHGCIETWLSGPGLAQDYSAATGAALDAVAINARAAAGEAAAQAALTRYADRMARALAGVINILDPEVIVLGGGMSNIGGLYQAVPQRWGAYVFSDQVDTRLCRALHGDSSGVRGAAWLWPAQSAG from the coding sequence ATGGCTGTGCCTGAGGCACGCATCGGCATCGATCTCGGCGGTACCAAGATCGAGGGGGTCGTGCTGCAGGACGACGGCGGCGAATGTCTGCGCCGGCGCGTGCCCACGCCGCAGGGTGATTACGCGGCGACCATCGCGGCAGTCGCCGCGCTGGTCGAGGCGCTGGAGCAGGCGGCGGGGCGGCGCTGCACGGTCGGAATCGGCATGCCGGGTTCGATCTCGCGGGCGACGGGGCTGGTGAAGAATTCCAATTCCGTGTGTCTGAACGGCCGGCCGCTGCACGCTGATCTGGAACAGCGTCTCCGGCGACGGCTGCGCTTCGCCAATGATGCCGACTGTTTCGCCCTGTCCGAGGCGCATGACGGGGCGGCGGCGGGCGCGCGCAGCGTGTTCGGTGTCATCGTCGGCACGGGTACCGGAGGCGGCATCGTCGTCGACGGACGTCTCCTGTCCGGACCGAACGGTATCGCCGGCGAATGGGGGCACAATCCGCTGCCCTGGCCACTGCCGGATGAACTGCCCGGAGCGGCCTGCTACTGCGGCCGGCACGGTTGTATCGAAACCTGGCTGTCCGGTCCCGGGCTGGCGCAGGATTACAGCGCGGCGACGGGCGCGGCGCTGGATGCGGTTGCCATCAACGCGCGTGCCGCCGCCGGTGAAGCGGCGGCGCAGGCGGCGTTGACGCGCTATGCCGACCGCATGGCGCGGGCGCTGGCCGGCGTGATCAACATCCTGGATCCCGAGGTGATCGTGCTGGGCGGCGGCATGTCGAACATCGGGGGGCTCTACCAGGCCGTGCCGCAACGCTGGGGGGCATACGTGTTTTCCGACCAGGTCGATACCCGGCTGTGCCGTGCGCTGCACGGGGATTCGAGCGGGGTGCGCGGTGCTGCCTGGCTGTGGCCGGCGCAGTCTGCGGGCTGA
- a CDS encoding histidine phosphatase family protein, with the protein MSETTAPATMIELLRHGEPVGGTRFRGQRDDPLSERGWQQMWDAVDGRGPWQQVVSSPLSRCHGFAAALCARQALPLRAEPRFAEVGFGTWEGHTRAELEARDPGQVDRFLRDPVGQRPAGAEPLDAFVARVRAGFLELLDRHAGQSVLVVAHAGVIRAVIATALDIPPAAMYRIHVANAGITRLRTDRSRGYSLVAHGCA; encoded by the coding sequence ATGTCTGAGACCACGGCGCCAGCCACCATGATCGAGCTGTTGCGCCATGGTGAACCGGTGGGTGGTACACGCTTTCGCGGCCAGCGTGACGATCCGCTGAGCGAGCGGGGCTGGCAGCAGATGTGGGACGCCGTTGACGGGCGCGGGCCGTGGCAGCAGGTGGTGAGTTCACCGCTGTCGCGCTGTCATGGGTTTGCCGCCGCACTGTGCGCGCGGCAGGCCTTGCCGTTGCGCGCCGAGCCGCGGTTCGCCGAGGTCGGTTTCGGTACCTGGGAAGGCCACACGCGGGCGGAGCTGGAGGCCAGGGACCCTGGCCAGGTGGACCGGTTCCTGCGCGATCCGGTCGGCCAGCGGCCGGCCGGCGCCGAGCCGCTGGATGCCTTCGTGGCGCGCGTGCGTGCCGGCTTCCTGGAGTTGCTGGACCGGCACGCGGGGCAGTCGGTGCTCGTGGTGGCCCATGCCGGTGTCATCCGTGCCGTCATCGCCACCGCGCTGGATATCCCGCCCGCCGCGATGTATCGCATCCACGTTGCCAATGCCGGCATCACGCGCCTGCGTACCGACCGCAGCCGCGGCTACAGCCTGGTCGCGCATGGCTGTGCCTGA
- the ampD gene encoding 1,6-anhydro-N-acetylmuramyl-L-alanine amidase AmpD, protein MEIDPRTHRLRDVRQLQSPNCDARPAGCAPELIVIHGISLPPGCYGGDAIDRLFTNCLDPDAHPYFRDIAGLRVSSHVLIRRDGEVIQYVPFDQRAWHAGDSCFQGRRACNDFSIGIELEGQDEDPYTPVQYERLGAVTRALLRTYPGLSRQAIAGHSDIAPGRKTDPGPAFDWADFHARLETRYV, encoded by the coding sequence GTGGAAATCGATCCCCGTACACACCGCCTGCGTGATGTCCGTCAGCTGCAGTCGCCGAATTGCGACGCGCGGCCGGCCGGCTGCGCGCCGGAACTGATCGTGATCCACGGTATCAGTCTGCCGCCCGGCTGCTATGGTGGCGATGCGATCGACCGGTTGTTCACCAACTGCCTCGACCCGGACGCACATCCCTATTTCCGGGACATCGCCGGACTCAGGGTTTCCAGTCACGTGCTGATCCGACGCGATGGCGAAGTGATCCAGTACGTGCCATTCGATCAGCGCGCCTGGCACGCGGGGGATTCCTGCTTTCAGGGGCGGCGGGCATGCAATGATTTTTCCATCGGCATCGAGCTGGAAGGTCAGGACGAGGACCCCTACACACCGGTACAGTACGAGCGCTTGGGCGCGGTGACGCGGGCGCTGCTGCGGACCTATCCCGGACTGTCGCGCCAGGCCATCGCCGGACACAGCGACATTGCACCGGGGCGCAAGACCGATCCCGGACCGGCTTTCGACTGGGCCGATTTCCACGCACGCCTGGAAACCCGGTATGTCTGA
- a CDS encoding TIGR04211 family SH3 domain-containing protein, protein MKTPSAILLLFLLLAGSAAAETRYVSDSLEITMRSGKGNSYSITRMLDSGTPVEVLEVDKDEGYTRVRTKSGKEGWVLTRYLMKTPAARDRLASAEKDLAELELEKRKLETTMAALSEEKNALASELESLGGTNRKVSQELSEIKRTASSALAIDSENKELKSRVVALERDLQILQQENEGLRDRTARDWFMAGAGVILVGILVGLIIPRIRWRKKSSWDTF, encoded by the coding sequence GTGAAGACCCCATCCGCCATCCTGCTTCTGTTCCTGCTCCTGGCAGGCAGCGCCGCAGCCGAAACGCGCTACGTCAGCGACAGCCTGGAGATCACCATGCGCAGCGGCAAGGGCAACAGCTACAGTATCACCCGCATGCTGGACAGCGGCACCCCGGTTGAGGTGCTGGAGGTGGACAAGGACGAGGGCTACACGCGCGTGCGCACCAAGAGCGGCAAGGAAGGTTGGGTATTGACGCGCTACCTGATGAAGACCCCGGCCGCGCGCGACCGCCTGGCGAGCGCCGAGAAGGATCTCGCGGAACTGGAACTGGAGAAGCGCAAGCTGGAAACCACGATGGCGGCGCTGAGCGAGGAAAAGAACGCGCTCGCCAGCGAACTCGAGTCACTCGGCGGCACCAACCGCAAGGTCAGCCAGGAACTGTCCGAGATCAAGCGCACCGCCTCCAGTGCCCTGGCCATCGATTCCGAGAACAAGGAACTGAAGTCCCGGGTCGTCGCGCTGGAGCGCGACCTGCAGATCCTGCAGCAGGAGAACGAGGGATTGCGCGACCGCACCGCCCGCGACTGGTTCATGGCCGGCGCCGGCGTGATCCTGGTCGGCATCCTGGTCGGCCTGATCATCCCGCGCATCCGCTGGCGCAAGAAATCGAGCTGGGACACGTTCTAG
- a CDS encoding MBL fold metallo-hydrolase: protein MEIRQLHDAASSTFSYLLWDPASREAALIDPVHEQVRRDIHLIWELGLKLRYTVETHVHTGHVTGSGYLREVFNSIVMVHENSHAKCADVLVRDGDFIPLGNARLNILHTPGHSGSDICCTLPGAVFTGGTLLVGSCGRTDYQSGDAGMLYDSITQHLFTLPDATLVYPGHGTTAAPVSTIAAEKAGNARIGMGRRRDDFIALMRDLMLDPPARIHETLPVNLRCGSYLAAGSAVGR from the coding sequence ATGGAAATCCGTCAACTGCACGACGCAGCCAGCTCCACCTTCAGTTACCTGTTGTGGGATCCCGCCAGCCGCGAAGCCGCGTTGATTGACCCGGTGCACGAGCAGGTGCGACGTGACATACACCTGATCTGGGAACTCGGCCTGAAACTCAGATACACCGTGGAGACCCATGTACACACCGGTCACGTGACCGGCTCCGGCTACCTGCGCGAGGTATTCAATTCCATCGTCATGGTGCATGAAAACAGTCATGCCAAGTGCGCTGACGTGCTGGTGCGGGACGGTGATTTCATTCCGCTGGGCAATGCACGCCTGAATATACTGCACACCCCCGGCCATAGCGGCAGCGACATCTGCTGTACCCTGCCGGGTGCGGTCTTTACCGGCGGCACCCTGCTGGTCGGGAGCTGCGGACGCACGGACTACCAGTCGGGCGATGCAGGCATGCTGTACGACTCGATAACACAGCACCTGTTCACGCTCCCCGATGCGACCCTCGTCTACCCGGGACACGGCACCACGGCGGCACCCGTATCGACCATCGCCGCGGAAAAGGCCGGCAACGCACGCATCGGCATGGGTCGGCGGCGTGACGACTTCATCGCACTCATGCGGGATCTGATGCTTGACCCCCCGGCCCGCATCCACGAAACCCTGCCCGTCAACCTGCGCTGCGGCAGCTACCTGGCAGCCGGCAGCGCCGTGGGCCGCTAG
- a CDS encoding EAL domain-containing protein yields MKDNTRTLIMLGVMAVLGLMFAFASIALLQMHTITERMGDLVEVRNAKIAAANKMRDAIRSRADSLRKMRLTQDPFERDEEYQHFLAHAGNYRAATERLAGLGVTPQEAGIHERLQQLTRQAQTASDAAALLLESGADGDIEAAMRDAVSLQAGMLEQLDALVELEEAASGQSLADSRVHYQRSRNLLIILTGVILLFCYLLARLISRYVASKNRQLNYQSSHDALTGLINRREFEKRVERAIRSAQSLPAAHTLMYLDLDQFKVINDVCGHGAGDLLLQHLAGLLRGTVRHRDTLGRLGGDEFGLLLENCPLDKAVGIAGKLLKSIEEYHFTWQDNTFTLSISIGVVPLDETTTDIASAMSAADAACYIAKEAGRNQIQVAYLGDRQLQQRRSEMQWVARLTRALEQNQFKLYYMPIISCAEGNGSSRQIELLLRMIDDDGSVISPRLFLPAAEKYNLATAIDRWVIDHALQWLAEHSYDHNWPITISINLSAPTLASHDMLRYIIERAEQTGAPPERIIFEITENAAIANLTEATGFMLTLRGRGFRFTLDDFGSGLSSFVFLKKLPVDFLKIDGAYVRDILSDPVDYALVRSINELAHLLDKQTIAERVETMSVANELRELGVNYLQGYAYAGPEPLSCFTYTQKPRLVVVAR; encoded by the coding sequence ATGAAGGACAATACCCGGACACTGATAATGCTGGGTGTAATGGCTGTCCTGGGACTGATGTTCGCCTTTGCCTCCATCGCGCTGCTGCAGATGCATACCATCACCGAGCGCATGGGCGACCTCGTGGAGGTACGCAATGCCAAGATCGCCGCCGCGAACAAGATGCGCGACGCGATCCGGTCGCGCGCCGACAGCCTCAGGAAGATGCGCCTGACGCAGGACCCCTTCGAACGCGACGAGGAGTATCAGCACTTTCTCGCCCACGCCGGCAACTATCGCGCCGCCACCGAGCGTCTTGCGGGACTGGGCGTGACCCCGCAGGAGGCAGGAATACACGAGCGGCTGCAGCAGCTGACGCGCCAGGCCCAGACCGCGAGTGACGCCGCCGCCCTGCTGCTGGAAAGCGGCGCCGATGGAGATATTGAAGCCGCCATGCGCGATGCCGTATCCCTGCAGGCAGGGATGCTGGAGCAACTCGACGCGCTGGTGGAGCTGGAAGAGGCCGCCTCGGGCCAGTCACTGGCGGATAGCCGCGTGCACTACCAGCGCAGCAGGAACCTGCTGATCATACTGACCGGCGTCATCCTGCTGTTCTGCTACTTGCTCGCGCGCCTCATCTCCCGCTATGTCGCCAGCAAGAACCGGCAGCTCAACTACCAGTCATCCCACGATGCGCTCACCGGACTGATCAATCGCCGTGAATTCGAGAAACGTGTCGAGCGCGCGATCCGCAGTGCACAGTCGCTGCCCGCGGCGCATACCCTCATGTACCTCGATCTCGATCAGTTCAAGGTCATCAACGATGTCTGCGGTCATGGTGCGGGCGACCTCCTGCTGCAGCATCTCGCCGGCCTGCTGCGCGGCACCGTGCGCCATCGCGACACGCTCGGCCGGCTGGGCGGGGACGAATTCGGGCTGCTGCTCGAGAACTGCCCGCTGGACAAGGCGGTCGGGATCGCCGGCAAGCTGCTCAAGTCGATCGAGGAATATCACTTCACCTGGCAGGACAACACCTTCACGCTCAGCATCAGCATTGGCGTGGTTCCGCTCGATGAAACCACGACGGACATTGCCAGCGCGATGAGCGCGGCGGATGCCGCCTGCTACATCGCCAAGGAGGCCGGACGCAACCAGATCCAGGTCGCCTATCTCGGTGACCGGCAGCTGCAGCAGCGGCGCAGCGAAATGCAGTGGGTCGCCCGCCTGACGCGCGCGCTCGAGCAAAACCAGTTCAAGCTCTACTACATGCCCATCATCTCCTGCGCGGAAGGTAATGGCAGCAGCAGGCAGATCGAGTTGCTGCTGCGGATGATCGACGACGACGGTTCCGTGATCTCGCCGCGCCTGTTCCTGCCGGCGGCGGAGAAGTACAACCTCGCCACCGCCATCGACCGCTGGGTCATCGACCATGCACTGCAGTGGCTGGCCGAGCACAGCTATGACCACAACTGGCCAATCACCATATCCATCAACCTGTCGGCACCGACACTCGCCAGCCATGACATGCTGAGATACATTATCGAGCGCGCCGAGCAGACCGGCGCACCGCCCGAGCGGATCATTTTCGAGATCACCGAGAATGCTGCCATTGCCAACCTCACCGAGGCAACGGGCTTCATGCTCACGCTGCGCGGACGCGGCTTCCGCTTCACGCTGGATGATTTCGGCAGCGGCCTGTCCTCGTTCGTCTTCCTCAAGAAGCTCCCGGTCGATTTTCTCAAGATCGACGGCGCCTACGTGCGCGACATCCTGTCCGACCCGGTCGATTATGCCCTGGTCCGCTCGATCAACGAACTCGCGCATTTGCTCGACAAGCAGACCATAGCCGAGCGGGTGGAAACCATGTCAGTGGCCAACGAGCTGCGCGAACTGGGCGTCAATTACCTCCAGGGCTACGCCTACGCCGGGCCCGAGCCCCTGAGCTGCTTCACGTACACGCAGAAACCGCGGCTCGTTGTGGTAGCGCGCTGA
- the argE gene encoding acetylornithine deacetylase, protein MARPPPLLEMIGALIGTPSVSCVDPALDQGNRAVIDLLAGWLEAAGFSVELMPLPGTPTKANLIATLGSGPGGLVLAGHTDTVPYDHGAWRHDPFRLTEADQRLYGLGTSDMKAFLALAIEATRGLRARDLREPLILLATADEETSMCGARALVERQRPHARHAVIGEPTGLRPVRMHKGIFMERIRLHGHAGHSSNPALGNNALEAMHHVIGAILAWRGSLQAQHHNALFAVPVPTLNLGHIHGGDNPNRICADCELHLDLRPLPGMDIGALRAELHSVVSTALQDSAVRASCDALFDGIPAMETAHGAPIVRLAERLTGHVPEAVAFATEAPYLQQLGMDTIILGPGDIAQAHQPDEFIALDRLQPTVELLRDMIKSVCIDTAPLL, encoded by the coding sequence ATGGCACGACCTCCTCCACTGCTGGAAATGATCGGGGCGCTGATCGGCACGCCTTCCGTCAGCTGCGTCGACCCCGCGCTCGACCAGGGCAACCGCGCCGTGATCGACCTGCTCGCAGGCTGGCTCGAAGCCGCGGGCTTCAGCGTCGAGCTCATGCCGCTGCCCGGCACCCCGACCAAGGCCAACCTGATCGCAACGCTCGGCAGCGGTCCCGGCGGACTGGTGCTGGCCGGTCACACCGATACAGTCCCCTACGATCATGGCGCCTGGCGCCATGACCCGTTCCGCCTGACCGAGGCGGACCAGCGCCTCTACGGCCTGGGCACCTCTGACATGAAGGCCTTCCTCGCGCTCGCCATCGAGGCAACCCGTGGACTGCGCGCGCGGGACTTGCGTGAACCGCTGATCCTGCTGGCGACGGCCGACGAGGAGACCTCCATGTGTGGCGCCCGCGCGCTGGTGGAGCGGCAGCGACCGCACGCGCGCCACGCCGTCATCGGCGAACCCACCGGCCTGCGCCCGGTGCGTATGCACAAGGGCATATTCATGGAGCGCATCCGGCTGCACGGTCATGCCGGCCATTCCAGCAACCCCGCACTCGGTAACAACGCCCTGGAGGCCATGCACCACGTAATCGGCGCGATCCTTGCCTGGCGCGGATCGCTGCAGGCACAGCATCACAATGCGCTGTTCGCTGTCCCGGTGCCAACGCTCAACCTCGGCCACATCCATGGCGGCGACAACCCCAACCGTATCTGCGCCGACTGCGAGCTGCACCTCGACCTGCGCCCGCTGCCGGGCATGGACATCGGCGCTCTGCGCGCGGAGCTGCACAGCGTGGTCAGCACCGCGCTGCAAGACAGCGCGGTCAGGGCCAGCTGCGACGCCCTGTTCGACGGTATCCCGGCCATGGAAACTGCGCACGGCGCCCCCATCGTCCGGCTCGCCGAACGGCTCACCGGCCACGTACCGGAGGCAGTGGCGTTCGCCACTGAGGCACCCTATCTGCAACAGCTCGGCATGGATACCATCATCCTGGGCCCAGGCGACATCGCGCAGGCACACCAGCCGGATGAATTCATCGCGCTCGATCGGTTGCAGCCGACCGTGGAACTGCTGCGCGACATGATCAAATCCGTTTGTATAGACACCGCCCCCTTGCTATAA
- the argA gene encoding amino-acid N-acetyltransferase: MKTSELNGQFIRSFRHSAPYIHAHRGRTFVLVFGGEAVEDPAFPGLIHDIALLHSLGIQLVLVHGARPQIERKLSAGGIQMEYAHGLRITDDAALVCVKEAAGSVRVEIEALLSMGLANTPMSGARIGVSSGNFVTARPLGVRDGIDYCHTGEVRRIDGQAVRQHLAERRIVLLSPLGYSPTGEVFNLSAEEVATASAIELQADKLVLLNEGEKLRDGRRRLLAQLTVNEAQALLHGRRHLTEPMRRQLHSAIQACRGNVRRVHLLDRQQDGALLLELFTRDGLGTLITSDPFEGLRAASIDDVGGILELISPLEQQGVLVKRSRELLEMEIDHFLVIERDGTIIACAALYPGDRPAQAELACLAVHADYRNEGRGDALLHAVEQRAMQRGVEQLVVLTTHTAHWFRERGFLPGDLSHLPAKKKALYNYQRNSKVFYKPLEPAGR; encoded by the coding sequence ATGAAAACCAGCGAACTCAACGGGCAGTTCATCAGGAGCTTTCGGCACTCGGCGCCGTACATACATGCGCACCGTGGCCGCACCTTCGTCCTGGTGTTCGGCGGCGAGGCCGTTGAGGATCCCGCCTTTCCCGGCCTGATCCACGACATCGCGCTGTTGCACAGCCTCGGTATCCAGCTGGTGCTGGTCCACGGCGCACGCCCGCAGATCGAGCGCAAACTCTCCGCGGGCGGCATCCAGATGGAATACGCCCATGGCCTGCGCATCACCGACGACGCCGCACTCGTATGCGTGAAGGAGGCTGCCGGTTCCGTACGCGTGGAAATCGAGGCATTGCTGTCGATGGGGCTGGCCAATACCCCGATGTCCGGCGCCCGCATCGGCGTGAGTTCAGGCAATTTCGTCACCGCCCGGCCGCTCGGCGTGCGTGACGGCATCGACTACTGCCATACCGGCGAGGTGCGGCGCATCGATGGACAGGCCGTCCGGCAACACCTCGCCGAGCGCCGCATCGTGCTGCTCTCCCCGCTGGGTTACTCCCCCACCGGCGAGGTGTTCAACCTGAGCGCGGAAGAAGTCGCCACGGCCAGCGCCATCGAACTGCAGGCCGACAAGCTGGTGCTGCTCAACGAAGGCGAGAAACTGCGTGACGGTCGCCGCCGGCTGCTGGCACAGCTGACCGTCAACGAGGCGCAGGCACTGCTGCACGGCCGGCGCCACCTGACGGAACCCATGCGCCGGCAACTGCACAGCGCGATCCAGGCCTGTCGCGGCAATGTGCGGCGCGTACACCTGCTCGACCGGCAACAGGATGGCGCCCTGCTGTTGGAGCTGTTCACGCGCGACGGCCTGGGGACCCTGATCACCTCGGATCCCTTCGAGGGGCTGCGTGCGGCGTCCATCGACGATGTCGGTGGCATACTCGAGCTGATCTCCCCGCTCGAACAGCAGGGCGTTCTGGTCAAGCGTTCCCGTGAACTGCTGGAGATGGAGATCGATCATTTCCTCGTGATCGAGCGCGACGGCACCATCATCGCCTGCGCGGCGCTATATCCGGGCGACCGGCCCGCCCAGGCCGAACTGGCCTGCCTGGCAGTGCATGCCGACTACCGCAACGAGGGGCGCGGCGACGCCCTGCTGCACGCCGTCGAGCAGCGGGCCATGCAGCGCGGCGTCGAGCAGCTGGTTGTTCTGACGACCCATACGGCGCACTGGTTCCGGGAACGTGGCTTCCTGCCGGGCGACCTGTCACACCTGCCCGCCAAAAAAAAGGCGCTATACAATTACCAGCGCAATTCCAAGGTGTTCTACAAGCCGCTGGAACCTGCCGGCCGGTAG
- the cpdA gene encoding 3',5'-cyclic-AMP phosphodiesterase translates to MGTKTTQPSAGQTVRVLQITDTHLFTSGSGRLLGLNTEQSLSAVLAAVAGRNPAAHLVLATGDLAHDGTPGAYQRFFRHMNGLGLPVYCLPGNHDEAGALRRAHDAGQCRYNSHAVHGDWHFILLDSTVPGSEGGHLSDATLAMLEQRLQAEPDRHTIVCLHHQPVAMGSQWLDTMAVDNPADFFAIIDRHPQVRAILWGHVHQELQSRRGDVLLLSTPSTCIQFLPGSTRFAVDTAPPGYRWLELQPDGRIVTGIERIGAIPGQIDLAAGGY, encoded by the coding sequence ATGGGGACAAAGACGACACAGCCGTCGGCCGGACAGACCGTCAGGGTTCTGCAAATAACCGATACGCACCTGTTCACCAGCGGCAGCGGCCGCCTGCTCGGCCTCAACACCGAGCAGTCGCTCAGCGCCGTACTCGCGGCCGTGGCTGGCCGTAACCCTGCTGCGCACCTCGTGCTCGCCACCGGCGACCTGGCCCACGATGGCACGCCGGGAGCGTATCAACGTTTCTTCCGACACATGAACGGGCTCGGTCTCCCGGTGTACTGTCTGCCGGGCAACCATGACGAGGCCGGGGCATTACGCCGGGCTCACGACGCCGGGCAGTGCCGCTACAACAGCCATGCCGTGCATGGCGACTGGCATTTCATCCTGCTGGACTCCACCGTCCCCGGCAGCGAGGGTGGGCACCTGTCGGATGCCACGCTGGCCATGCTGGAACAACGGCTGCAGGCGGAGCCAGACAGGCATACCATCGTCTGCCTGCATCATCAGCCGGTGGCGATGGGCAGCCAGTGGCTGGACACCATGGCCGTGGACAACCCGGCGGATTTCTTTGCCATCATCGACCGCCATCCGCAGGTACGCGCGATCCTCTGGGGACATGTACACCAGGAACTACAGAGCCGGCGCGGCGACGTACTCCTGCTGTCGACGCCTTCGACCTGCATCCAGTTTCTGCCGGGCAGTACCCGCTTTGCCGTCGACACGGCCCCGCCCGGCTATCGCTGGCTGGAACTGCAGCCCGACGGGCGCATCGTGACGGGGATAGAGCGGATCGGCGCCATTCCCGGCCAGATCGACCTGGCCGCAGGCGGTTATTGA
- the gspF gene encoding type II secretion system inner membrane protein GspF encodes MGAFEYTALDASGREKKGVIEGDAPRQVRQQLRDQGLVPVEVQEVAQRETRSRSRSAWLRRGISPTDLALITRQLATLVRAALPLEECLRAVAQQTERARLKSMLLAVRSRVMEGHTLAAGLADFKHVFPELYRTTVEAGEQSGHLDRVLERLADYAENRQQMRQKIQLAVFYPAMLTIVAILVVGGLMTYVVPQVVQVFENIGQGLPALTRGLIAVSDFLRNHGLLLIGLLVLAGVGFSWLLRSEDNRRRFHRLLLSVPLVGRLERGLNTGRFARTFSILTASGVSVLEAMRISAQVVSNLPMREAVNEAAARVREGSGIAAALERSGYFPAMTVHLIASGEASGKLEEMLERAAINQEREIETLIAAVMGLFEPLLILLMGGVVLVIVLAILLPIFDLNQLVQ; translated from the coding sequence ATGGGTGCTTTCGAATACACCGCACTGGACGCGAGCGGGCGCGAGAAAAAAGGCGTCATCGAGGGTGATGCGCCGCGCCAGGTACGCCAGCAGCTGCGTGACCAGGGGCTGGTGCCGGTCGAGGTACAGGAGGTCGCGCAGCGCGAGACGCGCAGCCGGAGCCGGTCCGCCTGGCTGCGGCGCGGTATCAGTCCGACCGATCTGGCACTGATCACGCGCCAGCTGGCAACCCTGGTCCGTGCCGCACTGCCGCTGGAGGAATGCCTGCGCGCGGTCGCCCAGCAGACCGAACGCGCGCGCCTGAAGAGTATGTTGCTGGCGGTGCGCTCGCGGGTGATGGAAGGTCATACCCTGGCCGCCGGTCTCGCGGATTTCAAGCATGTCTTCCCCGAACTGTATCGCACCACTGTCGAGGCCGGGGAGCAGTCCGGCCATCTGGACCGGGTGCTGGAACGGCTCGCCGATTACGCCGAGAACCGTCAGCAGATGCGCCAGAAGATCCAGCTGGCGGTGTTCTATCCGGCCATGCTCACCATAGTCGCGATCCTCGTGGTCGGCGGCCTGATGACCTATGTCGTGCCGCAGGTGGTGCAGGTATTCGAGAACATCGGCCAGGGTCTGCCGGCGCTGACCCGCGGCCTGATCGCGGTCAGCGATTTTCTGCGTAACCACGGACTTCTGCTGATCGGGCTGCTGGTGCTGGCGGGTGTCGGTTTCAGCTGGCTGCTGCGCAGCGAGGACAATCGACGCCGGTTCCACCGCCTGCTGCTGAGTGTGCCGCTGGTCGGGCGCCTGGAGCGCGGCCTCAACACGGGACGTTTCGCGCGTACCTTCAGTATCCTCACCGCGAGCGGTGTATCGGTGCTGGAGGCGATGCGCATCTCCGCCCAGGTCGTTTCCAACCTGCCGATGCGCGAAGCTGTCAACGAAGCGGCAGCGCGCGTGCGCGAGGGTTCTGGGATTGCCGCCGCGCTGGAACGCAGCGGTTATTTTCCAGCCATGACCGTGCACCTCATCGCCAGTGGCGAAGCCAGCGGCAAGCTGGAAGAGATGCTGGAGCGCGCCGCGATCAACCAGGAACGCGAGATCGAGACCTTGATCGCTGCGGTCATGGGGCTGTTCGAGCCGCTGCTGATCCTGCTGATGGGCGGTGTGGTGCTGGTCATCGTGCTGGCGATCCTGCTGCCCATCTTCGATCTCAACCAGCTCGTGCAGTGA